A stretch of Gemmatimonadota bacterium DNA encodes these proteins:
- a CDS encoding NUDIX domain-containing protein, translated as MVDRFKTITDVHVFLKNDNDDILMLRRANTGYEDGYYSVIAGHLDGHEEVMEAAIREAKEETGIEIRYMDIKVVGVMHRKQDDERISFFLSASRWSGDIINMEPERCDDLSWFPICDLPVNTIPYVRRAIENWVNGLFFDSYGWR; from the coding sequence ATGGTCGACAGATTCAAGACGATCACAGACGTTCATGTTTTTCTCAAAAACGACAATGACGATATCTTAATGCTCAGACGGGCCAATACTGGATACGAAGACGGATACTACAGTGTGATCGCAGGACATCTCGACGGTCACGAAGAAGTGATGGAGGCTGCAATCCGGGAGGCTAAGGAGGAGACCGGTATCGAGATTCGGTATATGGATATCAAGGTAGTGGGGGTAATGCACAGGAAACAAGACGACGAAAGGATTTCCTTTTTTCTTTCTGCTTCGAGATGGTCCGGAGATATCATCAACATGGAGCCTGAAAGGTGTGATGACTTGTCATGGTTTCCAATTTGTGATTTGCCTGTAAACACCATTCCCTATGTACGTAGAGCGATCGAGAACTGGGTAAATGGCCTGTTCTTTGACAGCTACGGTTGGCGATAG
- a CDS encoding methyltransferase domain-containing protein produces MSCIVQIFRYGSRRQGHKLSNIPRIPIHTKKVAELFDRVLPDKIDWESFYSQGKRNPPFLTDSPDENLVGYFEHGHLKPDRVIDLGCGTGRNAVFLAKSGCHVDAIDLSETAIEKARLLARRSEAKVHFIVGSIFDLALPGGQYDLAYDAGLLHHLQPHQRPYYLEKVHAILKPNGLFGMTCFDLTGGVPKEDWEIYEEGNMPPGIGYTEDRLRDILQHYFEIIEFRSMQTQPEDSCLFGISGLWAVLMKPLHSRQVSQE; encoded by the coding sequence ATATCTTGCATAGTACAGATATTTCGGTACGGCAGTCGCAGACAGGGCCACAAGTTGTCGAACATCCCGAGAATACCCATTCACACCAAAAAAGTCGCGGAACTGTTCGATCGCGTCCTGCCCGACAAGATCGATTGGGAATCCTTCTATTCCCAAGGCAAGCGTAATCCTCCGTTTCTTACGGATTCACCGGACGAGAATCTGGTCGGGTATTTCGAACACGGCCATCTCAAACCCGACCGTGTTATTGATTTGGGTTGCGGGACAGGCCGTAACGCCGTATTCCTGGCGAAATCGGGGTGCCATGTTGACGCCATCGACCTGTCGGAAACAGCTATAGAGAAAGCACGGTTACTTGCACGTCGGTCGGAGGCTAAAGTTCATTTCATTGTCGGGTCGATTTTCGACCTGGCCTTACCCGGCGGCCAATACGACCTGGCCTACGACGCAGGCCTTCTTCATCACCTGCAGCCTCATCAAAGGCCATACTATCTCGAAAAGGTACATGCAATTCTCAAGCCGAACGGGCTGTTCGGGATGACCTGCTTCGACCTGACCGGCGGCGTACCCAAAGAAGACTGGGAGATCTACGAGGAAGGCAATATGCCACCGGGAATCGGTTACACCGAAGATCGACTGCGAGATATCCTGCAACATTACTTTGAGATTATTGAGTTTCGATCCATGCAGACACAACCTGAGGATAGCTGCCTCTTTGGTATCTCCGGTCTATGGGCAGTACTGATGAAGCCATTGCATTCTCGTCAAGTTAGCCAAGAGTAA